In Lodderomyces elongisporus chromosome 1, complete sequence, a genomic segment contains:
- the SPT5 gene encoding transcription elongation factor spt5 (BUSCO:EOG09260NXC), with protein MSAEHPKQEKSDYLDEEFRFAEENQFNPQKRPREEEEEDENDQDDAEANDGARIADRGNVKRPQIKTEAGSEVDTIVGIDKNDNNNNNTNNNNNNNIDDDDEEVEAGAEVQEDINEGNEKGNENGDNDNDNDKDDDEEEDDDDEEEEEEEEEEEVSNRRKRRNRGANQFFDIEAEVDDEDEDDAEEDDEEAEIFREQFISDDHTHGDEEAQHGDDRLHREMDRRRQAEEDQDAEKLAETLKQRYKKTHGAYRGESAANGVVSQKLLMPSINDPAIYAIRCSPGKEKEIVRKLYEKKRTLERQNTPLDILTVFQRDSFRGYVYIEAKRPDAIDKALQGMVNIYTRDKLLVSVKEYPDLLKQVKSSDVELKPGVYVRIARGKYKGDLAIVDNLSENGLDVRCKVVPRLDYGRNDEVDEDGRVIKSRLKPPPQRFDPQAAKMFDGLNLQQKGARVYVYKGEEYVDGYLYKDFKLQYIQTQDVQPTLGELEKFQAGSNEDALDLKQIVDSMRNKSSGETSQSTPFQPGDKVEVRRGEQAKTVGTVVEASLREIIIKVTNSSDPQFINKRLTIPPSDLRKIFDEGDHVRIVEGKHSDETGLVIKIEGDSVLLVSDQSKEDVKVFANYLVKATDASSTVEKRVGSGASKYDIKDLVELSAATVGVIVKAESNIFEVLTSDGRLIDVRPSAIASKVKQSRREQIATDRNGFTIKVGDTVKESSGEKGREGVILHIYKNTLFVKSNDIIENLGIFVANRMGVSTVSTKDSMVSKSFGPDLTSMNPNIKAPENLAMQGLKTRAGGRDKLLYKDVAITVGSYKGLKGKVSEADDVYARVELHTKSKKVKVPKKDLSVLIRGEAIPYLKFIGGGSSSDQSGSYPRPMGSGIPSAVGGRSAWNGGATPAFSGGATAWGRGGASAWNGGGGKTPASGNYGSGGASSWGGASAWNGGSSINNNNNNNNNNNNNNNNSNIGGNGGASSWNTGGNASTWGGARSGAGSTWGGASKNSGSVWGGNKGNGSTWGGSASKGNTSSWGNNGGTSEWGRGGSSTWGKKGGNNSTWGSGS; from the coding sequence ATGTCTGCAGAGCATCCCAAGCAAGAGAAAAGCGATTATCTTGACGAGGAATTTAGGTTTGCAGAAGAGAACCAATTTAATCCACAGAAACGACccagagaagaagaagaagaggatgaaAATGATCAAGATGATGCAGAAGCAAATGATGGAGCTAGGATAGCTGATCGTGGTAATGTGAAAAGACCTCAAATTAAGACAGAAGCTGGGAGCGAAGTTGATACCATTGTAGGCATTGACAAAAAcgataacaacaataacaataccaataataataataataataatattgatgatgatgatgaagaagtagaGGCAGGTGCAGAAGTTCAAGAAGATATCAACGAGGGgaatgaaaaaggaaacgaAAATGGTGACAAtgacaacgacaacgacaaagatgatgatgaagaagaagacgatgatgacgaggaagaagaagaagaagaggaagaagaagaagtttctaatagaaggaaaagaagaaatagagGAGCAAACCAATTTTTTGATATCGAAGCAGAAGTTGATGAcgaggatgaagatgatgccGAGGAGGATGACGAAGAGGCGGAGATATTTAGGGAACAATTTATCAGCGATGATCATACTCATGGCGACGAAGAAGCCCAACATGGAGACGATAGATTACATCGCGAAATGGATCGTCGACGCCAAGCCGAGGAGGACCAAGATGCTGAAAAGTTGGCAGAGACTTTGAAACAGAGGTATAAGAAAACGCATGGTGCCTATAGAGGAGAGTCTGCTGCCAACGGTGTTGTTTCACAGAAGCTTTTGATGCCTTCCATCAACGATCCTGCGATTTACGCCATCCGATGCTCTCCAggaaaggagaaagaaatagtGCGCAAGTTGtatgagaaaaagaggactTTAGAGCGACAAAATACTCCTTTGGACATTCTCACTGTATTCCAAAGAGATTCTTTCCGTGGTTACGTTTATATCGAAGCCAAGCGTCCAGATGCAATTGACAAGGCGTTGCAAGGTATGGTAAACATTTATACTAGAGATAAGTTGTTGGTCTCAGTTAAGGAGTATCCAGATCTTTTGAAGCAAGTTAAATCTTCTGATGTGGAATTGAAACCCGGTGTTTATGTCAGGATTGCTAGAGGTAAATACAAAGGTGATCTTGCTATCGTGGATAACTTGTCCGAGAATGGTTTAGACGTGAGATGTAAAGTGGTGCCCAGACTTGATTATGGAAGAAATGACGAAGTAGATGAAGATGGCAGAGTCATCAAACTGAGACTTAAACCACCACCTCAGAGATTTGACCCACAAGCTGCAAAGATGTTTGATGGGTTgaatttgcaacaaaaagGTGCAAGGGTTTACGTTTACAAGGGCGAGGAGTATGTTGACGGGTACTTGTACAAAGATTTCAAACTTCAATATATCCAAACACAAGATGTTCAGCCAACCTTGGGAGAGCTCGAAAAATTTCAGGCTGGAAGCAATGAAGATGCTTTGGATTTGAAACAAATCGTTGACTCaatgagaaacaaaagttcAGGCGAGACTTCGCAATCGACACCATTTCAGCCAGGGGACAAAGTTGAGGTGCGTAGAGGGGAACAAGCAAAGACAGTGGGTACAGTGGTGGAAGCATCGTTGCGTGAAATCATAATCAAAGTTACCAACAGTAGTGATCCCCAGTTTATCAACAAAAGGCTTACAATTCCGCCTAGCGATCTTCGAAAGATCTTCGATGAAGGTGACCACGTTCGTATTGTGGAAGGAAAACATTCTGATGAAACTGGTTTAGTCATCAAAATTGAAGGTGATTCAGTACTTCTTGTCAGTGACCAGAGCAAGGAGGACGTCAAGGTGTTTGCGAACTATTTAGTCAAGGCAACTGATGCATCATCTACTGTAGAAAAGAGAGTAGGTTCCGGTGCTTCAAAGTACGACATCAAGGACCTTGTTGAGTTGAGTGCTGCCACTGTAGGTGTGATTGTCAAAGCAGAAAGTAACATTTTTGAGGTGCTTACTTCAGATGGAAGACTAATTGACGTTAGACCCTCAGCAATTGCCTCCAAAGTGAAGCAAAGTCGCCGAGAGCAGATTGCTACAGATAGAAACGGTTTCACTATAAAAGTGGGAGATACTGTTAAAGAGTCGAGTGGCGAGAAGGGAAGAGAAGGTGTAATTCTCCATATTTACAAAAATACGTTGTTTGTTAAGTCCAATGACattattgaaaatttgGGTATCTTTGTTGCAAACCGAATGGGTGTCAGTACTGTTTCCACAAAGGACTCAATGGTTTCGAAGAGTTTTGGTCCAGATCTCACAAGCATGAATCCCAACATCAAGGCTCCAGAAAATCTCGCTATGCAGGGTCTTAAAACGCGTGCAGGCGGAAGAGATAAACTATTGTACAAGGACGTTGCAATTACAGTTGGAAGCTACAAAGGCCTTAAAGGTAAAGTATCTGAAGCTGATGATGTTTATGCGAGAGTCGAATTGCACACAAAGAGTAAAAAGGTGAAGGTTCCTAAAAAGGATTTACTGGTTCTTATTAGGGGCGAAGCTATTCCATATTTGAAATTTATTGGTGGAGGAAGCAGTAGCGACCAGTCGGGACTGTATCCACGTCCAATGGGATCTGGTATACCGAGCGCCGTTGGTGGCAGATCTGCTTGGAATGGAGGTGCTACACCTGCTTTCAGCGGCGGAGCTACGGCATGGGGCAGAGGTGGAGCTTCAGCATGGAACGGGGGCGGAGGTAAGACTCCAGCACTGGGAAATTATGGAAGCGGTGGAGCTTCAAGTTGGGGTGGAGCTTCAGCATGGAATGGCGGCAGTAGcattaacaataacaataacaacaacaacaacaacaataataataataataacagcAACATTGGTGGCAATGGCGGTGCATCTTCTTGGAACACAGGAGGAAATGCTTCTACATGGGGTGGCGCCAGAAGCGGAGCAGGCTCAACTTGGGGCGGTGCTAGCAAAAATAGTGGATCTGTTTGGGGAGGAAATAAAGGTAACGGGTCGACTTGGGGTGGTAGTGCGTCTAAAGGAAATACTTCCTCGTGGGGAAATAATGGGGGTACGTCAGAATGGGGCCGTGGTGGTAGTTCAACCTGGGGAAAGAAAGGAGGTAACAATAGTACTTGGGGCAGTGGATCTTga
- the SSN2 gene encoding mediator of RNA polymerase II transcription subunit 13, with amino-acid sequence MTLEHEILDLNTNYFKFGHLQNVRHRVYTNIKDNEQALLELELKIRHQNPKILLTYYNKSLFHFAIDDGSNFENFVEVYDNLKIQHEAVTAVEVFANVANMAKAGNSSSDKHLVLANLSFLRAVKKSVLYNLCLKSTFRLFGNQCVFSSDGIMYTPVCLDPVLLENGELLVSITERKSLSLYSSIILSPEEFIQAAHNLVLYILPSGIRCHLFDPTNIENNFVTSHNIKNDNLLKLLELSIPGTDFSQERKWVKLIPNLKHLNNQTSLISKFIHSVENTKYILWPWSLCFLQFGLNEETELASNAMDTSFPLSSSSPSSNSPAHNPIDFISDYLDFVIDENEKEQAVLKASIQIKNEQASKGSAATATGAAPVAASVTGDSYESKDATAHTLNDPHARHLDFNLTTSPGFETFDLRAAETFLADSHVVGNGDENKDANATVKSGSDAEMDDLFGDDESENADDKPKDNTIKIDNVNEHTSHSSPLNPEQIGKSKSNDFENEDVDELFGSEFNEDDDAETEKKAETKAEDEAEDEDEAEFSVNDSTSMRQQAVHENESTGESDSRRPVNNKNRSSSSLPYAEFLKNNMTIKQSISPEYSDPGAPAPAPTYLTPFEPVLKRNTPLVKSLDSTPSFETKRSLPQGEVRPSSVNSSFSPLPFNPIIKQDIDQKYGKGGKFYMEGMDVDEPVSPKLPSPASYRQRHSIAATTVSANFNDGVGGATSSGTVAGHVTGSGVGPRSWEKDPNDYSDAESSSEESDEDSTSNYQITPPGFKLESSQGHDSSNMHLQSEIYSQNLQIPQSVNSTAQQLYSGNGQGASPLGTVALRQNSRFDSPFLPTSTLEMTPFLQESFPGQALSMTSPPSGNAINAHHNDNDNDDDDHFHDHHHQNNNNSNNNSNNNSNSNINGNGNNNNTANTRRNFSETSNYAPLILRSINIFSLPDRYLLNNIHKFQNTALPLSMNDDNQNDLETRVSLSELVVQHKHLSVLLQILADNVVFDMGELNNYQLNLCMSKKFKNVDTEKISQSQQQQKQQQQQKQKQRKVQSLEIAKPEDAVLSVFSNCYLLKVQDILAEQIKQTEKSESFIDNNDFIFSDFGTESESDEKVSTWNFLSGDPVGGEHGQKQSETGHQHLQRSSVSNFDEENFFITPAVKVIVGKNEETVNSNILVTKFWKHMSFTPANDLRKNFQLLFLGPEDGRSRISNNSNKKNLKDNTYARLLVDKLVANYQECNFGKITKLSLTTVDTRPDLEPVEEGVSLFEFENDAGANRNSMDYYSQLNSKLMHLVELIKLDMINKTDNFNFNQPLLLFVINFDENYNSTLQLAKVLRNFQVALTTHQMPLVQIFTKIVPSRFLVKRVGSDVRLRILNTQALSRISMNMYNECPSIQQSVNQNYSLAFSRSIFAPLTGDPPQSLQFKYLNSAYKSSGSGNEDSFVHLAYERSLDKAWVAAAWSDPLGLVRHVKAWHIPEQSTASRGNSFFQKRDFEGEITPTDLATVTDEMWSISAELFKQLNSLSRKSSSLSSRKFLVLTRINGSIPDDELVHWKRLSTKFKDISLIVLSTGSHSRILVEESKHDKMKEKDKELEKGKAETEVEEDGQKKRIKNNQDEEEEEEKEKEKEKEKDENEKGVGDKETDGQHPPFNQSPQTASDRVDMINFNNFTADIADPSGMAANSATGALVTSPNALMYHSPQQFLNAPSNFLSPQEFNTPNSGLLSQGNSLTIDANSRLKETDEEIHGVIPRLKLPPSGSSTRGGMKTGYLIKRRKVTKDDGASKKAEFLIFEVNLLSCSNYWDLNVLMKQLLIQYRKLSSLNQILGTVNTEKVKCEEYCPILSDDLVPWHVVAVTKLLGYLVHIYVEE; translated from the coding sequence ATGACGTTGGAACACGAGATTCTCGACTTGAACACAAactatttcaaatttggcCACTTGCAAAATGTTCGACATCGAGTTTATACAAATATCAAAGATAACGAACAGGCGCTATTGGAATTGGAATTAAAGATTCGACATCAAAATCCAAAAATTTTACTCACATACTACAACAAAAGCTTGTTTCACTTTGCAATCGATGATGGGTctaattttgaaaattttgtcGAGGTCTATgacaatttaaaaattcaACATGAGGCAGTGACTGCAGTTGAAGTGTTTGCAAACGTAGCGAATATGGCGAAAGCTGGGAACTCTTCAAGCGATAAGCACTTGGTGTTGGCAAATTTGAGTTTCTTAAGAGCTGTCAAGAAACTGGTGTTGTACAATCTTTGTCTCAAGAGCACTTTTAGGTTGTTTGGAAACCAATGTGTATTTTCTTCTGATGGGATCATGTATACGCCAGTATGCTTGGATCCCGTCCTTCTTGAAAATGGAGAGTTGTTAGTCTCAATTACTGAACGCAAATCATTAAGCCTCTATAGCTCAATTATTCTATCGCCGGAGGAGTTCATTCAAGCAGCACATAATCTAGTCCTTTACATACTTCCCAGTGGTATCAGATGCCATTTGTTTGATCCAACCAATATCGAAAACAATTTTGTTACTTCGCACAACATCAAGAATGATAATTTGTTAAAGCTACTCGAATTGAGCATTCCAGGTACTGATTTCTCTCAAGAGCGGAAGTGGGTTAAGTTAATCCCGAACTTGAAACATCTAAACAATCAAACTTCGCTCATCAGCAAATTCATACATTCGGTCGAAAACACGAAATATATCTTGTGGCCATGgagtttgtgttttttaCAATTTGGATTAAATGAAGAGACAGAATTAGCAAGCAATGCGATGGATACTTCATTCcctttatcatcatcatcaccatcatcgaATTCTCCAGCGCACAACCCTATTGATTTCATCTCTGATTATTTAGATTTTGTTATTgatgaaaacgaaaaagaacaagcgGTTCTAAAAGCATCGATCcaaataaagaatgaaCAAGCGTCGAAAGGATccgcagcaacagcaacaggtGCAGCACCAGTTGCAGCATCAGTTACGGGTGATTCGTATGAGAGTAAAGATGCCACCGCACACACTTTGAATGATCCCCACGCTCGACATTTGGATTTCAATTTAACTACTTCGCCTGGATTTGAAACATTTGATCTCCGAGCGGCAGAGACATTTTTAGCTGATTCCCATGTAGTAGGCAACGGGGACGAGAACAAGGACGCCAATGCCACAGTAAAAAGTGGCTCCGATGCAGAAATGGATGACTTGTTTGGCGATGATGAGAGTGAAAATGCAGATGACAAGCCTAAGGACAATACAATCAAGATCGATAATGTCAATGAGCACACATCACATTCATCGCCGCTTAACCCTGAACAAATAGGTAAATCAAAATCGAATGACTTTGAGAAtgaagatgttgatgaattATTTGGATCAGAGtttaatgaagatgatgatgcagaaactgaaaaaaaagctgAAACTAAAGCTGAAGATGAAgctgaagatgaagatgaagctGAATTCAGTGTTAACGATTCCACATCTATGAGACAACAAGCCGTGCATGAAAATGAGCTGACTGGCGAAAGCGATAGCAGAAGACCTGTAAATAATAAGAATAGATCTAGTCTGTCGCTTCCATACGCagagtttttgaaaaacaacatgACAATTAAACAGTCGATTAGCCCCGAGTATTCAGACCCGGGAGCACCAGCACCCGCACCAACTTATTTGACTCCGTTTGAACCAGTATTGAAGAGAAACACACCGCTTGTAAAACTGTTAGATTCTACTCCttcttttgaaacaaaGAGATCATTGCCGCAAGGAGAAGTTCGGCCAAGTCTGGTGAACTCACTGTTTTCACCTCTACCTTTCAATCCGATTATCAAGCAAGACATTGACCAGAAATATGGCAAAGGCGGTAAATTTTATATGGAGGGCATGGATGTTGACGAGCCTGTTTCTCCTAAACTTCCTCTGCCGGCTTCCTATAGACAAAGACATAGTATTGCGGCTACCACTGTTTCCGCTAATTTCAATGACGGCGTCGGAGGTGCAACAAGTTCTGGTACAGTTGCAGGTCATGTTACTGGCTCGGGAGTTGGCCCCCGTAGCTGGGAAAAGGACCCGAATGACTATTCTGACGCAGAAAGCAGCAGCGAAGAAAGTGACGAAGATAGCACTTCCAATTACCAAATTACACCCCCAGGATTTAAGTTGGAATCTTCCCAAGGTCATGATTCGAGCAATATGCATCTCCAGAGCGAGATTTATTCTCAAAACTTGCAAATTCCTCAGAGCGTGAATTCAACGGCGCAACAACTATACTCCGGTAATGGACAAGGTGCCTCTCCATTAGGTACAGTTGCACTTCGCCAAAACTCAAGGTTTGACTCCCCATTTCTTCCTACATCAACATTGGAAATGACACCTTTTCTTCAAGAATCTTTTCCAGGTCAAGCATTGCTGATGACCTCACCACCATCGGGAAATGCTATTAATGCGCACCACAAtgacaacgacaacgacgACGATGACCATTTCCACGaccaccatcaccaaaacaacaacaacagcaacaacaacagtaacaataacagcaacagcaacatcaatggcaatggcaataataataatactgCTAACACAAGACGGAATTTTAGTGAGACATCAAATTATGCACCTTTGATATTACGAAGCATAAACATCTTTTCATTACCAGATCGATATTTGTTAAATAATATTCATAAGTTTCAAAACACAGCTTTGCCCCTCTCGATGAATGATGATAATCAAAATGATTTGGAGACGAGAGTTTCTTTATCGGAATTAGTTGTCCAACACAAGCATCTTTCAGTGCTTTTACAGATTTTAGCAGATAACGTTGTCTTTGACATGGGTGAATTAAACAACTACCAGCTTAATTTGTGCATGctgaaaaaatttaaaaacgTCGACACTGAGAAAAtatcacaatcacaacaacaacaaaaacaacaacaacaacaaaaacaaaaacaaagaaaagtacAATCTTTGgaaattgcaaaacccgAAGACGCCGTGTTAAGTGTATTCTCAAACTGTTACTTACTTAAAGTTCAAGATATCTTGGCTGAACAAATTAAGCAAACGGAAAAGAGCGAACTGTTTattgataataatgatttcattttctcaGACTTTGGAACCGAGTCAGAATCAGATGAAAAAGTCAGCACATGGAATTTCTTAAGTGGGGATCCAGTAGGAGGAGAACATGGACAGAAACAGAGTGAAACTGGGCACCAACATTTGCAGAGGTCCCTGGTTTCCAATTTTGACGAAGAAAACTTTTTCATCACCCCCGCTGTAAAAGTTATAGTTGGAAAGAACGAAGAGACTGTTAATTCCAATATTTTGGTTACGAAGTTTTGGAAGCACATGAGCTTTACACCAGCAAATGAtttgagaaaaaattttcaactaTTGTTTTTAGGACCAGAGGATGGACGTAGTAGAAttagcaacaacagtaacaaGAAAAACCTTAAAGATAACACTTATGCTCGATTATTGGTGGATAAACTTGTGGCAAACTATCAAGAGTGCAACTTTGGTAAAATTACAAAGCTTTCCTTAACAACTGTTGACACGCGGCCCGATTTAGAGCCCGTTGAAGAAGGTGTTAGcctttttgaatttgaaaatgatgcTGGCGCAAATCGAAACTCTATGGATTACTATTCTCAGTTGAACTCCAAATTAATGCACTTGGTAGAGCTTATCAAGTTGGACATGATCAACAAGACAGATAACTTTAACTTTAATCAACCtttattattgtttgtCATCAATTTTGATGAAAACTATAATTCCACGCTACAATTGGCAAAAGTCTTGAGAAATTTCCAAGTCGCATTGACGACTCATCAGATGCCCTTGGTTCAAATTTTTACAAAGATTGTCCCTTCAAGATTTCTCGTAAAAAGAGTAGGATCAGATGTCAGACTCAGGATTCTCAACACTCAAGCACTTTCGCGGATTTCAATGAATATGTACAATGAATGTCCATCTATCCAACAAAGTGTCAATCAGAATTATTCTTTGGCGTTTTCCAGATCGATATTCGCACCCTTAACAGGGGACCCACCCCAAAGCTTACAGTTCAAGTATCTAAATTCAGCTTATAAGAGTAGTGGCAGCGGAAACGAAGATTCCTTTGTCCATTTGGCATACGAAAGATCACTCGATAAAGCTTGGGTTGCAGCCGCATGGTCAGACCCATTGGGTCTTGTTAGACATGTTAAAGCGTGGCACATTCCTGAGCAAAGTACCGCATCTAGAGGAAACTCGTTCTTCCAAAAAAGGGATTTTGAAGGTGAAATAACACCCACAGATTTAGCAACAGTAACTGATGAGATGTGGAGCATATCGGCTGAATTATTTAAGCAATTGAACAGTTTGAGTAGAaagtcatcatcattgagCTCTAGAAAGTTCTTAGTGTTAACAAGAATTAATGGGTCAATACCCGATGACGAGTTGGTGCATTGGAAAAGGTTGAGCACTAAGTTTAAAGACATATCTTTAATTGTTCTTTCCACTGGGCTGCATTCGAGAATTTTAGTCGAAGAAAGCAAACACGACAAgatgaaagagaaagataaagagttggaaaaaggaaaagcaGAGACAGAGGTGGAAGAGGACGgacagaagaaaaggataaaaaataaccaggacgaggaagaggaagaggagaaggaaaaggaaaaggaaaaggagaaggacgaaaacgaaaaggGTGTTGGTGATAAGGAAACGGATGGACAGCACCCGCCTTTTAATCAAAGTCCCCAAACTGCCCTGGATAGAGTAGATATGATAaacttcaacaactttaCGGCGGATATTGCTGATCCATCTGGTATGGCAGCGAATTCGGCTACTGGCGCATTAGTGACATCACCAAATGCATTGATGTATCATTCACCTCAACAATTTCTCAATGCACCCTccaattttctttcaccGCAAGAGTTCAATACTCCAAATTCTGGATTATTGTCACAGGGAAATTCTTTAACCATCGATGCCAATCTGCGATTGAAGGAAACAGATGAAGAAATCCACGGAGTTATACCACGCTTGAAATTGCCACCCAGTGGGTCTTCAACTAGAGGTGGCATGAAGACCGGGTATTTGATTAAAAGGAGGAAGGTAACGAAAGATGACGGAGCCAGTAAAAAAGCCGAGTTTCTCATTTTTGAGGTTAACCTTTTAAGCTGCTCGAATTATTGGGACTTGAATGTTTTGATGAAGCAACTTCTTATACAGTACAGGAAATTACTGAGTCTAAATCAGATTCTTGGAACTGTTAATACAGAAAAAGTTAAATGTGAAGAATATTGTCCAATACTTCTGGATGATTTAGTGCCATGGCACGTAGTAGCCGTCACCAAGCTTTTGGGCTATCTTGTTCACATTTATGTAGAGGAATAG
- the DYN2 gene encoding Dynein light chain, with translation MTENDTTPILKASDLAEDIQLKIFEFAEHALKQYKIEKDVAAYLKKELDQTFGPTWHVVVGKSFGSYVTHEQGYFTYFYIGEMAFLIFKSG, from the exons ATGACAGAGAATGATACTACTC CGATCTTGAAAGCATCTGACTTGGCGGAAGATattcaattgaaaatatttgAATTTGCAGAGCATGCTTTAAAGCAGTACAAGATAGAAAAAGACGTTGCTGCctatttgaaaaaggagCTCGATCAAACATTTGGCCCCACATGGCACGTGGTTGTAGGCAAAAGCTTTGGAAGTTATGTGACACATGAACAAGGATACTTTACGTATTTCTACATTGGAGAAATGGCTTTCTTGATATTTAAAAGCGGGTGA
- the APT1 gene encoding adenine phosphoribosyltransferase (BUSCO:EOG09264SSI): protein MTDKVKEISELAKELKTHLKQFPNFPQEGILFEDFLPIFADPSLFNKLITAFKLHIGDKKIDYVIGLESRGFLFGPTLALALNAGFVPVRKPGKLPGPVYSVEFQKEYGSDKFELQQDVIPKGARVLIVDDILATGGSAYGAGELALKANAEIVEFLFVMELDFLKGRDKLHAPVFTLFGGQEEKFTN from the coding sequence atgacTGACAAAGTTAAGGAAATCAGTGAATTGGCTAAAGAGTTAAAGACTCACTTGAAGCAATTCCCCAATTTCCCACAAGAGGGTATTCTTTTCGAAGATTTCTTGCCAATTTTCGCAGACCCAAGCCTATTCAATAAATTGATTACCGCATTTAAGTTGCATATTGGTGACAAGAAGATTGACTATGTTATCGGTTTGGAAAGTAGAGGTTTCTTATTTGGTCCAACGTTGGCATTGGCTCTTAACGCTGGGTTTGTGCCCGTGAGGAAACCAGGCAAGTTGCCAGGTCCAGTTTATAGTGTTgagtttcaaaaagaatatgGATCAGATAAGTTTGAACTTCAACAAGACGTGATCCCCAAAGGTGCTAGAGTCTTGATTGTTGACGATATCTTGGCTACTGGCGGTTCTGCTTATGGTGCTGGTGAATTGGCACTCAAGGCTAATGCAGAAATTGTagaatttttgtttgttatgGAATTGGACTTCCTCAAGGGAAGAGACAAGTTGCATGCCCCTGTCTTTACATTGTTTGGTGGTCAAGAAGAGAAATTTACAAACTAA